The DNA sequence TTTACAAGAAATAAGATCTGTTTTTCGTTTCATATTCGCCCCCTTAATAGGATCTCGTACACACTGGATGATCACGTCATTCACGCAATGCCCCCGTCCATCCATCAATGATTTTAATGGCTAGAACAACATATTTGCTTTCTGTATCTGCGCACTCGATAATTCTAACAAGTGCAATTTGTGTTTGGTATCACCCTCAGTCAAGCAGAAAAGAACTAGCTACAGACATTGAGGcactgaagaagaagattgccGGAACTGAATAGATCCGTATTACGAGGTGGCAAACGTCAGGCACATTTATCGTCGACATCCTTTCGTTTTGATTCATGTACGTCCACTGTAAGAGGCATTTGTATCCTGTAATCTAAAATAGGTTTATAATATTTGAACTATTGTTGTAGTCATGTTAATGTACTCCCATCCTTCATCTTTGGAATAAGATTTGGCAATTTTATGTCAGTTGGTCTATCGGAATCGGCTCTTGCACTTTTAACCATATCCGAAACCATATTCGAATAATATTTCCAAAACCATATCCGAAACAATATGTATTAATGGGGTTGGATACGAATTAGAGACCCCCATTACTATACCCGAAACCATAACCTAACAATATTCCCAGTTTTTTCCCATATCCGAAATATAACCAAATTTTCATCCGAAATATGTTTCATGCTGGTAATTCTCCCTAGTTATCGAGTTTAACGGTTTGAATTGCCATTCCCACACGACCACTAAAGTGCCACCATACCATAATTTGGATTACTTTTGGACTTCGCCTAATTTGGATACCTTAAATACATGATAATCACGATTAACAGAGGATGGAAAAGTAAATAGTTGTAATCATGTTTAAGCCCTCAACCGGAGAGCGCTAAATGGTGGCTAGTTATTACAATGCCTTGTCCAAGTTAGGACAAGGATGGTAAAAAGCAAACACATAAAAGCAAAACGAAAATTAAACTTGTGCTTCGACAATCGGCTTGACAGACAAGTCACTGTTTGATGGTAAGCTCCGCTCTAAGATGGAGGACGCCGTTTATGAAGAAAAGACTATCATCGGCCATGAAGGAAGTCCATGGTATGGCGAATAAGTTACGGTAGCCAACTGCCTTGCCCCCGGTAAATGTGTAGTTGCCTTTGTATTTGCTGATGAATTCCTCAGTTGGCTTTGATCTCGCCGCAAATTCGTAGTCCACTGCAAAACTCACTGACCCTTTTTCCTGCATCCCCAAAAACAGGCCAAAACAATGGAAAGAACTCTGCTGGTCCATGTTGCAATGCGCAGAGAGGAAGAACCCTTGCCCGCCCAAGTGAAATGCCTGAGAATAAACCCGTCCGGATGGGAATAAATTTGCACACTCTTCCCGCTTCAAGTCCAGGTACACCACACACTGCTGTCTCGGAAGATCAAATTCTACCACCTTAACAGGGCGATACTTGTATGCCCGCTCCACAAACCGACGATTCAAGGTAGCTGACTCCTCTGCTGCAAGAATTCGCTGCCTGTGTGGAGCCTCAGCTTTGAAGAAAAGGGCCTCAAGGACAAGCTTGGATGCGGCTTCGTGGTCAAAATCATTACAGGTTAAGACCTTTTTTAGCTTTCGACAAGTCATGTATGGGAAGCGAATGTAGCGTGCAAGACGAGCACCCAAGATGTCTCGCCTTTCCTCCAACTTAGGGTAGTGAGTCCTAGACCATTTCAACACAAAGTCATATACAGCATCCTCTGATGCAACCTGGAGTTCATCACTGGATATAATTGCCTCTATTCCAGCTAGGGGTAAGGCCATCACCTCTTCAAAAAACCTGGTTGAAAGAACCAACTGTCAAAAATATATCTCCTAAATTTCATACAACTTTAATGAACAAGAACTTAGTCAGATCAAGTTCAAATATGAGTCACACAGAAATTTACTTGCTTATGTCCTTGTAACGGACAGCGAGGTGCTGCTTTGCTGCATCAGTCAATGCCAGGACTGCTTCAGCCATTAAGACACTTGAAGGAAGCTCTAGGTAAAGCAATGCAGATTCAGGTGTCATGGGCATATTCCTCAGTAGCCGACTGCAATACCTCATGCATGAAGCAACCTCAAATTTGTCAGCAGCCATCAACACATCTAGTAGAGCAGGAGCTGTGGTGGTGGACAAGGTATTGCTGTACATAAAATTTAGGAGCTCCATGACAGCAGCTTCTTCTGCACTCAGGGAAACAAAACGACACTTGTCAGGTAACTTCTTCATGGTCAACTCGTAAAGTAGTAGTTTCCATGGAAGGAAACATTTCGGGGACAGTAAGCTTCTAATATTTGTTCTTACCGGACACATTGATTCGCAAGGTTACATGTCGCTGTTCAGACTCCCTCATCCCATTTGAAAAGAGCTGCATAATAATACAAAAGGAGGGCAATGAGAAAAACCATCCACTGACGATAACGAGCAAATATACAGGAACAGATAAAACCAG is a window from the Pyrus communis chromosome 16, drPyrComm1.1, whole genome shotgun sequence genome containing:
- the LOC137720017 gene encoding BTB/POZ domain-containing protein POB1, whose protein sequence is MKELNTDLFDPRTTLMEPDFSRAVTPSADADGDDFGFAFNDSNFSDRLLRIEIMGDTPESRPDSEACTSIADWARHRKRRREDIKKENILDLAECPEEQILNDNQPDMDDCEGCENQDEEAVAMVEESPSGDEAANSNDSDWGMDCSTVVRVKTLHISSPILAAKSPFFYKLFSNGMRESEQRHVTLRINVSEEAAVMELLNFMYSNTLSTTTAPALLDVLMAADKFEVASCMRYCSRLLRNMPMTPESALLYLELPSSVLMAEAVLALTDAAKQHLAVRYKDISKFFEEVMALPLAGIEAIISSDELQVASEDAVYDFVLKWSRTHYPKLEERRDILGARLARYIRFPYMTCRKLKKVLTCNDFDHEAASKLVLEALFFKAEAPHRQRILAAEESATLNRRFVERAYKYRPVKVVEFDLPRQQCVVYLDLKREECANLFPSGRVYSQAFHLGGQGFFLSAHCNMDQQSSFHCFGLFLGMQEKGSVSFAVDYEFAARSKPTEEFISKYKGNYTFTGGKAVGYRNLFAIPWTSFMADDSLFFINGVLHLRAELTIKQ